In the genome of Limanda limanda chromosome 15, fLimLim1.1, whole genome shotgun sequence, one region contains:
- the washc2c gene encoding WASH complex subunit 2 isoform X2, with the protein MSGLPQGMANGPSRSEHFGEDAQVWERPWTLEEMRQSSASWSLAADSGLFLFLQDFSQRMLSKTHEIEKQLDSLIRDTKATDSCLNSVFNDFLMLSNTQFIENRVYDEEVEDSGPKPDALEKQPEQEKTREQKEAELIPKMQEAVNYGLKVLESAFEHLDIKAGNSDSEDEEATDRVEAILEPKDLYADRPLPYLIGSQAFMEQEDVGLGDLSSDEMSVDSDRDSVIESEDGKEAVHSDEDFDQQEVEVHNNIKKKSSMLSYDDDDDEEEEEDEDSDIFGDSDKEEDEDNDDATKNTGPSSFADELAARIKGEPIKKPEGDRASLASKKKSKVRKEAKPSKSQAEDDSDDMFKPPKMDYDDDDDDDDEFSPFGAKSGLFSGGKGLFDDEDEGDLFGEAPKPFVPEETKVMNESTKSKSQTAESAKPGKKIPAGAVQIFPDNSLFSSAKDSDSVESKENGTPAPKTSAPSKAVPAGAGVGGGGLFDDEEDDFFNAGKEKPKPKTAIDLFDEDDEDVDIFGNKLSAPVPAPSKKEAVVEQAKPPEKKMPAGAVSMFGPGTKRLMSEGRKKRQQSTSEESEKSENGPTPDVGKTTVKPFLNPKTRGLFSDDEEDTQVFPTIPRSQSKPEPTSQSKTNKTTLSFFDDEEEEDLFASATKSKPKPNQAKAPPLQPTNTVSSSLFSDDEDQWMSSKSNATKPESNTAGLKPSASAPSSLPGSKTSHKGSLFDHDEEDDLFAPTKESSQKKPHRVALLFEDEVDDNKEDKGSFFRNKPTVNTNTATPAAAKTPEVPSQSSSQSQKSEEVPVSRTVAEDKSPQPEKPDAKTPERLPSSAAVLVNSEVKKKPAGAVSLFGGINVLDHKKTKNLLDEDEGDDDFLSRDSPPPLVKKEEEKVITKTFSLFEDENEDESSWSDPIFTKPTGGNTQKPPEERPQTQSTGVFQDEELLFSHTQQKDNDPDVDLFATSGKSSKPSSGKTAAESLFADEDEDDLFSSTKPKAPPPIAEKPGKPTDRAPLASPESVLEIQKPAPSPVKPKDSSSRIGKLQANLKINPAALLPGAAPIKPGALNVLPGMGPSSSSGVSSSSLSPSPATTPVGPRMDSEAGVSFEAPIQVTMLQSAHKGRAKGAVQRRPQSRTARQQAAQRSVGDEEETKSGDVPAPNPRPSGSALPHKSSQKRASPTLPDSSALPALLTSSSSQPSLAEIPPRPSVLTLPVSTDTGKKDSGKRSLSTKVLPLSDVDDLFVSDNLFAVPSVTNTPSTRETTKMIQPQASSGVGQKKDNDKSTFPSIFDGNTNDLFQKVKPRSTTKKAQASSFLEDDDDDDIFGASSSSTPSSTSSKEIKSSISFLKQDIFQDEVATVPKVHNKHKENPLDASLFDDDIDIFADLMDTHKPKQKSKTKGEAKSIFDDKMDDIFSPSTAKPVTKAPNKSKKTSPSQETSAAADSSDIFDDPLNALGGN; encoded by the exons ATGAGTGGGTTGCCACAGGGAATGGCAAATGGCCCAAGCCGGAGTGAACACTTCGGGGAAGATGCTCAGGTTTGGGAGAGACCCTGGACTCTCGAAGAAATGCGACAGAGCAGTGCAAGTTGGTCTTTAGCAGCTGACTCAGGG ctcTTCCTGTTTCTTCAAGACTTTTCCCAGAGAATGCTGTCAAAGACTCATGAGATTGAAAAGCAGCTGGACAGTCTGATCCGAGACACCAAGGCCACAGACAGCTGCCTGAACTCTGTCTTTAATGACTTCCTCATGCTCTCCAACACGCAGTTTATAGAAAAT AGAGTTTAtgatgaagaggtggaggacAGTGGGCCGAAGCCTGATGCTTTGGAGAAACAGCCTGAGCAG GAGAAGACTCGAGAGCAGAAAGAGGCAGAGTTGATTCCTAAGATGCAGGAAGCTGTGAATTATGGTCTTAAAGTCCTGGAGTCAGCCTTCGAGCATCTGGACATTAAAGCAGGAAACTCTGACTCCGAGGACGAGGAGGCCACCGACAGAGTGGAGGCCATCCTTGAGCCCAAG gaTCTTTATGCGGACAGGCCTCTTCCATACCTGATTGGTTCCCAGGCTTTCATGGAACAAGAAGACGTTGGACTTGGTGACCTCTCAAGTGATG AAATGTCAGTTGACAGTGACAGAGACAGTGTGATCGAGAGTGAAGACGGCAAAGAAGCAGTT caTTCAGATGAGGATTTCGATCAGCAGGAAGTTGAAGTTCACAATAATATTAAGAAG AAATCGTCCATGTTGAGTtacgacgatgatgatgatgaggaggaggaagaggacgaggactcTGACATATTTGGAGACTCggacaaggaggaggatgaggataaTGATGATGCCACAAag AACACAGGCCCATCATCCTTTGCTGATGAGCTGGCAGCTCGAATCAAAGGTGAACCAATCAAAAAACCGGAGGGAGATCGTGCAT CACTGGCATCTAAGAAGAAAAGTAAAGTCAGAAAAGAAGCCAAGCCTTCAAAGTCACAGG CTGAAGACGACAGTGATGACATGTTCAAACCACCAAAGATGGATtacgatgatgatgacgacgacGATGACGAGTTCTCTCCATTTGGAGCAAAGAGTGGCCTCTTCAGTGGAGGGAAAGGCCTGTTTGACGATGAGGATGag GGTGATCTTTTTGGTGAGGCACCAAAACCTTTTGTGCCTGAAGAGACAAAGGTGATGAATGAAAGCACAAAAAGCAAATCTCAAACTGCAG AATCTGCCAAACCTGGAAAGAAGATTCCAGCAGGTGCCGTTCAAATATTCCCAG ATAACAGCCTGTTCAGTTCAGCGAAGGACTCTGATTCTGTGGAGAGCAAGGAGAACGGAACTCCAGCTCCTAAGACCAGTGCTCCTTCCAAAGCAGTTCCTGCAGGagctggtgttggtggtggaggactgtttgatgatgaggaggatgactTTTTCAATG CTGGAAAGGAGAAACCCAAACCCAAGACGGCTATTGACCTTTTCGATGAAGATGACGAAGATGTTGACATATTCGGTAATAAGCTCAGTGCACCAGTTCCAGCTCCGAGCAAGAAGGAGGCTGTCGTAGAGCAGGCCAAACCTCCCGAGAAGAAG ATGCCAGCTGGGGCTGTCTCCATGTTTGGTCCTGGGACTAAAAGATTGATGAGCGAGGGCCGGAAAAAGCGACAGCAATCGACCAGCGAGGAGTCTGAGAAGTCTGAG AATGGGCCCACACCGGATGTTGGGAAAACTACTGTCAAGCCTTTTCTGAACCCCAAGACCAGAGGTCTCTTCtctgatgatgaggaagatACACAA GTCTTTCCAACAATTCCTAGAAGTCAATCTAAACCTGAACCTACAAGTCAGAGCAAAACCAACAAGACCACTTTGTCATTTTTTGAtgacgaggaagaagag GATCTGTTTGCATCTGCAACTAAATCTAAACCAAAACCGAATCAAGCTAAAGCCCCCCCACTGCAGCCCACTAATACTGTGTCCAGCTCCCTCTTCAGCGATGATGAG GACCAGTGGATGAGTTCCAAAAGTAATGCTACAAAGCCCGAGTCCAACACAGCAGGGTTAAAGCCCAGTGCCAGCGCCCCCTCCAGTCTCCCAGGTTCCAAAACATCTCATAAGGGCAGCCTCTTTGACCACGATGAGGAAGATGATCTGTTTGCTCCAACAAAAGAGTCAAG TCAGAAAAAGCCTCACAGAGTTGCGCTCTTGTTTGAAGATGAGGTCGATGATAATAAGGAAGATAAAGGATCCTTCTTTCGCAATAAACCTACTGTCAACACAAATACTGCAACACCAGCTGCTGCTAAA ACACCTGAGGTTCCCTCTCAGTCATCCTCCCAATCACAGAAATCGGAGGAGGTCCCAGTTTCTCGGACGGTGGCAGAGGACAAATCTCCACAGCCCGAGAAGCCAGATGCAAAGACTCCTGAGCGACTCCCATCATCAGCAGCGGTGTTGGTGAATAGTGAAGTTAAAAAGAAGCCCGCTGGAGCCGTCAGTCTCTTTGGAGGCATTAACGTTCTCGACCACAAGAAGACAAAGAACCTGttagatgaagatgaaggtgatgaCGACTTCCTCTCTAGAGACAGCCCGCCACCACTCGttaagaaggaggaagagaaagtcaTTACAAAAACTTTTAGTCTGTTTGAAGACGAGAATGAAGATGAATCCAGTTGGAGCGATCCCATTTTCACTAAACCTACGGGCGGAAACACACAAAAG CCCCCAGAAGAGCGACCACAGACGCAGAGCACGGGTGTGTTCCAGgacgaggagctgctgttcagtCACACGCAGCAGAAGGACAATGACCCAGATGTTGACCTCTTTGCCACCTCAGGGAAA AGCTCCAAGCCCAGCTCAGGGAagacagcagcagaaagtcTGTTTGCagacgaggatgaggatgacCTCTTCAGCTCCACCAAGCCAAAAGCTCCACCTCCG ATTGCAGAGAAACCCGGTAAACCTACTGACAGAGCTCCGCTGGCAAGCCCAGAATCTGTGTTAGAGATTCAG AAACCTGCTCCAAGCCCTGTAAAACCTAAAGATTCCTCATCAAGGATTGGGAAACTTCAA GCAAATCTGAAGATCAACCCTGCTGCTTTGCTTCCTGGTGCTGCCCCCATCAAGCCAGGCGCCCTAAATGTCCTCCCTGGCATGGgccccagctcctcctctgggGTGTCCAGCTCCAGCCTGAGTCCCAGTCCTGCCACGACTCCTGTAGGACCCCGGATGGACAGTGAGGCAGGAGTGAGCTTTGAAGCCCCGATCCAGGTTACAATGCTGCAGAGCGCACATAAG GGTCGTGCCAAAGGTGCGGTTCAACGCAGACCCCAGTCCAGAACGGCGAGACAGCAAGCTGCCCAGAGATCTGtgggggatgaagaggagaccAAGAGTGGAGATGTTCCTGCACCAAACCCCCGTCCATCTGGCTCAGCCTTACCACACAAATCCAGCCAGAAGCGAGCCAGTCCGACTCTACCTGACTCATCTGCACTTCCAGCCTTGctcacctcctcatcttctcaACCTTCACTCGCTGAAATCCCCCCCAGACCCTCTGTTCTCACGCTGCCAGTATCTACAGACACTGGAAAGAAAGACTCTGGTAAGCGCAGCCTCAGTACCAAGGTGTTGCCGTTGTCTGACGTGGACGACCTTTTTGTCTCCGACAATCTGTTTGCGGTCCCTTCAGTCACTAACACACCCTCCACCAGAGAAACCACCAAGATGATACAACCTCAGGCCAGTAGTGGGGTGGGACAGAAGAAGGACAACGACAAAAGCACATTCCCATCCATTTTTGATGGAAATACAAATGACCTTTTTCAAAAAGTCAAACCTAGGTCGACTACTAAGAAAGCCCAGGCGTCGTCCTTCTTAGaagatgacgatgacgatgacatCTTTGGAGCGAGCAGCAGCTCCACGCCCTCGTCCACCAGCAGTAAAGAAATCAAGAGCAGCATTAGTTTTTTGAAGCAGGACATCTTCCAG gATGAAGTAGCCACTGTGCCTAAAGTTCACAATAAGCACAAAGAGAATCCCCTTGATGCCAGCTTGTTCGACGACGACATAGACATTTTTGCTGACCTTATGGACACTCACAAACCAAAACAGAAATCCAAGACAAAGGGAGAGGCCAAGTCGATATTTGATGATAAAATGg ATGACATTTTCTCGCCAAGCACAGCAAAACCAGTGACAAAGGCTCCCAATAAATCAAAGAAGACGTCCCCATCACAGGAGACCAGTGCAGCCGCAGATTCTAGCGACATATTTGATGATCCACTTAATGCTCTTGGTGGGAACTGA
- the washc2c gene encoding WASH complex subunit 2 isoform X1, giving the protein MSGLPQGMANGPSRSEHFGEDAQVWERPWTLEEMRQSSASWSLAADSGLFLFLQDFSQRMLSKTHEIEKQLDSLIRDTKATDSCLNSVFNDFLMLSNTQFIENRVYDEEVEDSGPKPDALEKQPEQEKTREQKEAELIPKMQEAVNYGLKVLESAFEHLDIKAGNSDSEDEEATDRVEAILEPKDLYADRPLPYLIGSQAFMEQEDVGLGDLSSDEMSVDSDRDSVIESEDGKEAVHSDEDFDQQEVEVHNNIKKKSSMLSYDDDDDEEEEEDEDSDIFGDSDKEEDEDNDDATKNTGPSSFADELAARIKGEPIKKPEGDRASLASKKKSKVRKEAKPSKSQAAEDDSDDMFKPPKMDYDDDDDDDDEFSPFGAKSGLFSGGKGLFDDEDEGDLFGEAPKPFVPEETKVMNESTKSKSQTAESAKPGKKIPAGAVQIFPDNSLFSSAKDSDSVESKENGTPAPKTSAPSKAVPAGAGVGGGGLFDDEEDDFFNAGKEKPKPKTAIDLFDEDDEDVDIFGNKLSAPVPAPSKKEAVVEQAKPPEKKMPAGAVSMFGPGTKRLMSEGRKKRQQSTSEESEKSENGPTPDVGKTTVKPFLNPKTRGLFSDDEEDTQVFPTIPRSQSKPEPTSQSKTNKTTLSFFDDEEEEDLFASATKSKPKPNQAKAPPLQPTNTVSSSLFSDDEDQWMSSKSNATKPESNTAGLKPSASAPSSLPGSKTSHKGSLFDHDEEDDLFAPTKESSQKKPHRVALLFEDEVDDNKEDKGSFFRNKPTVNTNTATPAAAKTPEVPSQSSSQSQKSEEVPVSRTVAEDKSPQPEKPDAKTPERLPSSAAVLVNSEVKKKPAGAVSLFGGINVLDHKKTKNLLDEDEGDDDFLSRDSPPPLVKKEEEKVITKTFSLFEDENEDESSWSDPIFTKPTGGNTQKPPEERPQTQSTGVFQDEELLFSHTQQKDNDPDVDLFATSGKSSKPSSGKTAAESLFADEDEDDLFSSTKPKAPPPIAEKPGKPTDRAPLASPESVLEIQKPAPSPVKPKDSSSRIGKLQANLKINPAALLPGAAPIKPGALNVLPGMGPSSSSGVSSSSLSPSPATTPVGPRMDSEAGVSFEAPIQVTMLQSAHKGRAKGAVQRRPQSRTARQQAAQRSVGDEEETKSGDVPAPNPRPSGSALPHKSSQKRASPTLPDSSALPALLTSSSSQPSLAEIPPRPSVLTLPVSTDTGKKDSGKRSLSTKVLPLSDVDDLFVSDNLFAVPSVTNTPSTRETTKMIQPQASSGVGQKKDNDKSTFPSIFDGNTNDLFQKVKPRSTTKKAQASSFLEDDDDDDIFGASSSSTPSSTSSKEIKSSISFLKQDIFQDEVATVPKVHNKHKENPLDASLFDDDIDIFADLMDTHKPKQKSKTKGEAKSIFDDKMDDIFSPSTAKPVTKAPNKSKKTSPSQETSAAADSSDIFDDPLNALGGN; this is encoded by the exons ATGAGTGGGTTGCCACAGGGAATGGCAAATGGCCCAAGCCGGAGTGAACACTTCGGGGAAGATGCTCAGGTTTGGGAGAGACCCTGGACTCTCGAAGAAATGCGACAGAGCAGTGCAAGTTGGTCTTTAGCAGCTGACTCAGGG ctcTTCCTGTTTCTTCAAGACTTTTCCCAGAGAATGCTGTCAAAGACTCATGAGATTGAAAAGCAGCTGGACAGTCTGATCCGAGACACCAAGGCCACAGACAGCTGCCTGAACTCTGTCTTTAATGACTTCCTCATGCTCTCCAACACGCAGTTTATAGAAAAT AGAGTTTAtgatgaagaggtggaggacAGTGGGCCGAAGCCTGATGCTTTGGAGAAACAGCCTGAGCAG GAGAAGACTCGAGAGCAGAAAGAGGCAGAGTTGATTCCTAAGATGCAGGAAGCTGTGAATTATGGTCTTAAAGTCCTGGAGTCAGCCTTCGAGCATCTGGACATTAAAGCAGGAAACTCTGACTCCGAGGACGAGGAGGCCACCGACAGAGTGGAGGCCATCCTTGAGCCCAAG gaTCTTTATGCGGACAGGCCTCTTCCATACCTGATTGGTTCCCAGGCTTTCATGGAACAAGAAGACGTTGGACTTGGTGACCTCTCAAGTGATG AAATGTCAGTTGACAGTGACAGAGACAGTGTGATCGAGAGTGAAGACGGCAAAGAAGCAGTT caTTCAGATGAGGATTTCGATCAGCAGGAAGTTGAAGTTCACAATAATATTAAGAAG AAATCGTCCATGTTGAGTtacgacgatgatgatgatgaggaggaggaagaggacgaggactcTGACATATTTGGAGACTCggacaaggaggaggatgaggataaTGATGATGCCACAAag AACACAGGCCCATCATCCTTTGCTGATGAGCTGGCAGCTCGAATCAAAGGTGAACCAATCAAAAAACCGGAGGGAGATCGTGCAT CACTGGCATCTAAGAAGAAAAGTAAAGTCAGAAAAGAAGCCAAGCCTTCAAAGTCACAGG CAGCTGAAGACGACAGTGATGACATGTTCAAACCACCAAAGATGGATtacgatgatgatgacgacgacGATGACGAGTTCTCTCCATTTGGAGCAAAGAGTGGCCTCTTCAGTGGAGGGAAAGGCCTGTTTGACGATGAGGATGag GGTGATCTTTTTGGTGAGGCACCAAAACCTTTTGTGCCTGAAGAGACAAAGGTGATGAATGAAAGCACAAAAAGCAAATCTCAAACTGCAG AATCTGCCAAACCTGGAAAGAAGATTCCAGCAGGTGCCGTTCAAATATTCCCAG ATAACAGCCTGTTCAGTTCAGCGAAGGACTCTGATTCTGTGGAGAGCAAGGAGAACGGAACTCCAGCTCCTAAGACCAGTGCTCCTTCCAAAGCAGTTCCTGCAGGagctggtgttggtggtggaggactgtttgatgatgaggaggatgactTTTTCAATG CTGGAAAGGAGAAACCCAAACCCAAGACGGCTATTGACCTTTTCGATGAAGATGACGAAGATGTTGACATATTCGGTAATAAGCTCAGTGCACCAGTTCCAGCTCCGAGCAAGAAGGAGGCTGTCGTAGAGCAGGCCAAACCTCCCGAGAAGAAG ATGCCAGCTGGGGCTGTCTCCATGTTTGGTCCTGGGACTAAAAGATTGATGAGCGAGGGCCGGAAAAAGCGACAGCAATCGACCAGCGAGGAGTCTGAGAAGTCTGAG AATGGGCCCACACCGGATGTTGGGAAAACTACTGTCAAGCCTTTTCTGAACCCCAAGACCAGAGGTCTCTTCtctgatgatgaggaagatACACAA GTCTTTCCAACAATTCCTAGAAGTCAATCTAAACCTGAACCTACAAGTCAGAGCAAAACCAACAAGACCACTTTGTCATTTTTTGAtgacgaggaagaagag GATCTGTTTGCATCTGCAACTAAATCTAAACCAAAACCGAATCAAGCTAAAGCCCCCCCACTGCAGCCCACTAATACTGTGTCCAGCTCCCTCTTCAGCGATGATGAG GACCAGTGGATGAGTTCCAAAAGTAATGCTACAAAGCCCGAGTCCAACACAGCAGGGTTAAAGCCCAGTGCCAGCGCCCCCTCCAGTCTCCCAGGTTCCAAAACATCTCATAAGGGCAGCCTCTTTGACCACGATGAGGAAGATGATCTGTTTGCTCCAACAAAAGAGTCAAG TCAGAAAAAGCCTCACAGAGTTGCGCTCTTGTTTGAAGATGAGGTCGATGATAATAAGGAAGATAAAGGATCCTTCTTTCGCAATAAACCTACTGTCAACACAAATACTGCAACACCAGCTGCTGCTAAA ACACCTGAGGTTCCCTCTCAGTCATCCTCCCAATCACAGAAATCGGAGGAGGTCCCAGTTTCTCGGACGGTGGCAGAGGACAAATCTCCACAGCCCGAGAAGCCAGATGCAAAGACTCCTGAGCGACTCCCATCATCAGCAGCGGTGTTGGTGAATAGTGAAGTTAAAAAGAAGCCCGCTGGAGCCGTCAGTCTCTTTGGAGGCATTAACGTTCTCGACCACAAGAAGACAAAGAACCTGttagatgaagatgaaggtgatgaCGACTTCCTCTCTAGAGACAGCCCGCCACCACTCGttaagaaggaggaagagaaagtcaTTACAAAAACTTTTAGTCTGTTTGAAGACGAGAATGAAGATGAATCCAGTTGGAGCGATCCCATTTTCACTAAACCTACGGGCGGAAACACACAAAAG CCCCCAGAAGAGCGACCACAGACGCAGAGCACGGGTGTGTTCCAGgacgaggagctgctgttcagtCACACGCAGCAGAAGGACAATGACCCAGATGTTGACCTCTTTGCCACCTCAGGGAAA AGCTCCAAGCCCAGCTCAGGGAagacagcagcagaaagtcTGTTTGCagacgaggatgaggatgacCTCTTCAGCTCCACCAAGCCAAAAGCTCCACCTCCG ATTGCAGAGAAACCCGGTAAACCTACTGACAGAGCTCCGCTGGCAAGCCCAGAATCTGTGTTAGAGATTCAG AAACCTGCTCCAAGCCCTGTAAAACCTAAAGATTCCTCATCAAGGATTGGGAAACTTCAA GCAAATCTGAAGATCAACCCTGCTGCTTTGCTTCCTGGTGCTGCCCCCATCAAGCCAGGCGCCCTAAATGTCCTCCCTGGCATGGgccccagctcctcctctgggGTGTCCAGCTCCAGCCTGAGTCCCAGTCCTGCCACGACTCCTGTAGGACCCCGGATGGACAGTGAGGCAGGAGTGAGCTTTGAAGCCCCGATCCAGGTTACAATGCTGCAGAGCGCACATAAG GGTCGTGCCAAAGGTGCGGTTCAACGCAGACCCCAGTCCAGAACGGCGAGACAGCAAGCTGCCCAGAGATCTGtgggggatgaagaggagaccAAGAGTGGAGATGTTCCTGCACCAAACCCCCGTCCATCTGGCTCAGCCTTACCACACAAATCCAGCCAGAAGCGAGCCAGTCCGACTCTACCTGACTCATCTGCACTTCCAGCCTTGctcacctcctcatcttctcaACCTTCACTCGCTGAAATCCCCCCCAGACCCTCTGTTCTCACGCTGCCAGTATCTACAGACACTGGAAAGAAAGACTCTGGTAAGCGCAGCCTCAGTACCAAGGTGTTGCCGTTGTCTGACGTGGACGACCTTTTTGTCTCCGACAATCTGTTTGCGGTCCCTTCAGTCACTAACACACCCTCCACCAGAGAAACCACCAAGATGATACAACCTCAGGCCAGTAGTGGGGTGGGACAGAAGAAGGACAACGACAAAAGCACATTCCCATCCATTTTTGATGGAAATACAAATGACCTTTTTCAAAAAGTCAAACCTAGGTCGACTACTAAGAAAGCCCAGGCGTCGTCCTTCTTAGaagatgacgatgacgatgacatCTTTGGAGCGAGCAGCAGCTCCACGCCCTCGTCCACCAGCAGTAAAGAAATCAAGAGCAGCATTAGTTTTTTGAAGCAGGACATCTTCCAG gATGAAGTAGCCACTGTGCCTAAAGTTCACAATAAGCACAAAGAGAATCCCCTTGATGCCAGCTTGTTCGACGACGACATAGACATTTTTGCTGACCTTATGGACACTCACAAACCAAAACAGAAATCCAAGACAAAGGGAGAGGCCAAGTCGATATTTGATGATAAAATGg ATGACATTTTCTCGCCAAGCACAGCAAAACCAGTGACAAAGGCTCCCAATAAATCAAAGAAGACGTCCCCATCACAGGAGACCAGTGCAGCCGCAGATTCTAGCGACATATTTGATGATCCACTTAATGCTCTTGGTGGGAACTGA